A section of the Malus sylvestris chromosome 17, drMalSylv7.2, whole genome shotgun sequence genome encodes:
- the LOC126610954 gene encoding probable adenylate kinase 7, mitochondrial — MAVLSRLQVVASQITRRSLGNLERRAYGSAVAQLQYDDDYYYDDQDEEEERRKATRNRMLDSDGRVPGRGVQWVLIGDRGAKKHLYAERLSKLLEVPHISMGSLVRQELNPRSSLYKQIANAVNEGKLVPDEVIFALLSKRLEEGYYRGENGFILDGIPRTRTQAEIVDQIAEIDLVVNFKCSNEHLVKNNLGTRNFSACREYLSMGNSVRNLNLQPKEELLKSSPADADQTKSLEDYYRKQNKLIDFQVKAAPGETWQGLLAALHLQHINAVSSSQKLTA; from the exons ATGGCCGTTCTCAGCCGCCTCCAAGTAGTTGCATCCCAGATCACGCGCCGGAGCCTCGGGAATCTGGAGCGCCGAGCCTACGGATCCGCAGTGGCTCAGCTGCAGTACGACGACGACTATTACTACGACGATCAGGATGAAGAGGAGGAACGGAGGAAGGCGACTCGAAATCGGATGCTGGACTCGGACGGGCGGGTCCCGGGGAGAGGTGTGCAGTGGGTGCTGATCGGAGACAGAGGCGCGAAGAAGCACTTGTACGCCGAGAGGCTCTCGAAGCTTCTGGAAGTTCCGCACATTTCTATGGGATCCCTCGTCCGCCAGGAGCTCAATCCTCGCTCTTCTCTCTACAAGCAG ATTGCGAATGCAGTCAATGAAGGGAAGCTTGTTCCGGACGAAGTGATATTTGCATTGTTGTCGAAGAGGTTGGAAGAAGGATACTATCGCGGCGAAAACGGATTCATTCTCGATGGGATTCCTCGAACAAGAACTCAAGCT GAGATTGTTGACCAAATTGCCGAGATTGATTTAGTGGTGAATTTCAAGTGCTCAAATGAGCACTTGGTGAAGAACAATCTAGGAACCCGAAACTTCTCTGCTTGCCGAGAATATCTTAGCATGGGCAACTCCGTTCGAAATCTGAATCTGCAGCCAAAGGAAGAACTTCTGAAATCTTCACCTGCTGATGCAGACCAG ACCAAGTCGCTGGAAGATTACTACAGAAAACAGAACAAACTCATTGATTTTCAGGTCAAAGCTGCGCCCGGAGAAACCTGGCAAGGGCTGTTGGCTGCGTTACATCTTCAGCATATAAACGCTGTCAGTTCTTCCCAGAAGCTCACCGCGTGA
- the LOC126610953 gene encoding uncharacterized protein LOC126610953 produces MGLGVKAKSRRGSTVQIDYHIHIQDIKPWPPSQSLRSLRTVLIQWENGDRNSGTTSPVVPSIGSVVGEGKIEFNQSFRLPVTLLRDMSVKGGGGSDTFQKNLLELHLYEPRRDNPKGQLLATAIIDLADHGIVKETISVTAPMNSKRNYRNTDQPVLYIKIQPVVKGRTSSSSRGSLSRGVSLDNAGSESVSALMNEEYVEEVEVASFTDDDVSSHSSQTISSTLETNRTMYPRKQEMGQETGLHSTEGDNEKQALHSKLGLEKPNLTAQNALHEYMKGSSSCSSSIDLSSDPGSPVNGNASVANSPSSISRILKTVGAEASPSASFNGKASMGSNGHDHLAHDVNDKVVDGRGCLEAAVSDDSSTEDNERKQQEENGDGRQSFDEEKHSWESESSIAHEANGKEIPIGTKENMKHVKSVRSPIDSAKNALTGIQGEAQNGAGIVRKDAKVYPRDSRSVILESKIHQMENRIKLLEGELREAAAVEAALYSVVAEHGSSMSKVHAPARRLSRLYLHACKESSRFRRASAAKSIVSGLVLVAKACGNDVPRLTYWLSNSIVLRTIVSQVAGESKLPMLAGPSIDRNGAGKVKNNVPSSIKWKAPSSGKKEGMKLLNGSFGDCENPQTFMSTLEKIESWIFSRIVESIWWQTLTPHMQSVAVKANSEGADSGSRKKYKRTSSSIDQERINFSLDLWKKAFRDACERLCPVRAEGHECGCLPLLARLVMEQSVARLDVAMFNAILRESSDEIPTDPVSDPISDLKVLPIPAGKSSFGAGAQLKSAIGNWSRWLTDLFGMDDDDSLEDVNDERQDKSFKSFHLLNALSDLMMLPKDLLLSKSIRKEVCPAFSAPLIKRILDTFVPDEFYTDPIPGVVLQALESEDALEAGEDTVTNVPYTGAGTVYLPPSTASVASIIGEVGGQSQLRRSGSSVLRKSYTSDDELDELNSPLASIFIDSSRSSPVATKPSWVSKGNGNQTAVRYELLREVWTNSE; encoded by the exons ATGGGTCTAGGAGTAAAAGCCAAGAGCCGTCGGGGCAGCACGGTTCAAATTGATTATCACATTCATATTCAGGATATTAAGCCTTGGCCCCCATCACAGTCGCTCAGATCACTTCGTACTGTGTTGATTCAGTGGGAAAATGGTGACCGCAATTCGGGGACCACCAGCCCTGTTGTCCCCTCAATTGGGTCCGTTGTTGGTGAGGGAAAAATTGAATTCAATCAGTCTTTCAGGTTACCGGTGACTCTGCTAAGAGATATGTCAGTTAaaggtggtggtggtagtgaTACATTTCAAAAGAATTTGTTAGAGTTACATTTGTATGAGCCTCGGAGGGACAACCCTAAAGGCCAGTTGTTGGCCACTGCCATTATAGATTTAGCAGATCATGGTATCGTGAAGGAGACCATAAGCGTTACCgctccaatgaacagtaagagGAACTATAGGAACACTGATCAACCAGTTTTGTATATCAAGATTCAGCCTGTTGTGAAGGGCCGCACTAGCTCCTCATCTAGGGGTAGCTTGTCGAGAGGAGTATCACTGGACAATGCTGGCAGTGAATCTGTTTCGGCCTTGATGAATGAGGAATATGTTGAGGAAGTGGAAGTTGCCTCTTTCACTGATGATGATGTTTCCTCGCACTCGTCTCAAACAATATCTTCCACTTTAGAAACAAATCGCACTATGTATCCTCGAAAACAAGAG ATGGGACAAGAGACGGGGCTTCATAGCACTGAAGGTGATAACGAGAAACAGGCCTTACACTCAAAACTAGGACTCGAAAAACCAAATTTAACGGCTCAGAATGCACTACATGAATATATGAAGGGAAGTTCATCATGCTCATCATCAATCGACCTATCTTCTGACCCTGGAAGCCCAGTAAATGGTAATGCTTCAGTAGCCAACTCTCCCAGCTCAATTTCAAGAATCCTAAAAACTGTTGGTGCAGAGGCTTCTCCATCAGCATCTTTTAATGGAAAGGCCAGCATGGGAAGCAATGGCCATGATCACTTAGCTCACGATGTTAATGATAAGGTTGTTGATGGCAGGGGTTGCCTGGAGGCTGCAGTTAGTGATGATAGTTCTACTGAGGACAACGAAAGAAAGCaacaagaagaaaatggagatggAAGACAAAGTTTTGATGAGGAAAAGCATTCTTGGGAAAGTGAATCATCCATTGCGCATGAGGCTAATGGAAAGGAAATTCCTATCGGCACGAAGGAAAATATGAAGCATGTTAAGTCTGTTAGGTCACCGATTGACTCGGCTAAGAATGCATTAACTGGTATTCAGGGAGAAGCACAGAATGGTGCAGGTATTGTAAGAAAAGATGCTAAAGTATATCCTAGGGATTCAAGAAGTGTGATCTTAGAAAGCAAAATCCATCAGATGGAAAACAGAATTAAGTTGCTTGAGGGAGAATTGAGAGAAGCTGCGGCTGTTGAGGCTGCCCTTTATTCAGTAGTTGCTGAGCATGGAAGTTCCATGAGTAAGGTCCATGCTCCAGCTCGGCGCCTTTCTAGGCTGTATCTTCATGCTTGCAAAGAAAGTTCCCGTTTTAGGAGGGCCAGTGCAGCTAAAAGTATTGTCTCAGGACTAGTTTTGGTTGCAAAAGCGTGTGGGAATGATGTCCCAAG ACTAACATACTGGCTGTCAAATTCTATCGTGTTGAGAACAATAGTAAGCCAGGTTGCTGGTGAATCAAAATTACCTATGTTGGCAGGGCCTTCTATTGACAGGAATGGTGctggaaaagtaaaaaataatgtaCCGTCTTCAATTAAATGGAAGGCTCCATCTTCtgggaagaaagaaggaatgaagCTCTTGAATGGAAGTTTTGGTGACTGTGAGAACCCGCAAACCTTTATGTCTACACTGGAGAAGATTGAATCGTGGATCTTTTCACGGATAGTTGAATCTATCTGGTGGCAG ACTTTGACTCCCCATATGCAGTCTGTCGCTGTGAAGGCAAATAGTGAAGGTGCCGATTCTGGGTCGAGGAAAAAGTATAAAAGGACATCTAGTTCAATTGATCAAGAGCGAATTAACTTTTCATTAGACCTTTGGAAGAAGGCTTTCAGGGATGCTTGTGAAAGACTCTGTCCAGTACGAGCTGAGGGACATGAGTGTGGCTGCTTGCCTTTGTTGGCGAGATTG GTAATGGAACAATCTGTTGCTAGACTAGATGTGGCAATGTTCAATGCTATTCTTCGCGAATCTTCTGATGAGATCCCAACTGATCCGGTGTCCGATCCCATTAGTGATTTGAAGGTTCTTCCAATTCCAGCTGGGAAATCAAGTTTTGGGGCTGGTGCACAACTGAAGAGTGCG ATTGGGAACTGGTCAAGATGGCTAACTGACCTATTTGGTATGGACGATGATGACTCACTTGAAGATGTCAATGACGAGAGACAAGATAAATCGTTCAAGTCTTTCCATCTCCTTAACGCATTGAGTGATCTCATGATGCTCCCGAAGGACTTGCTCTTAAGTAAATCCATCAGAAAAGAG GTATGCCCTGCATTTTCTGCACCACTGATCAAGAGGATTCTCGACACTTTTGTCCCGGATGAATTTTACACCGACCCAATTCCAGGCGTAGTGCTTCAAGCCCTGGAATCTGAG GACGCTCTTGAGGCTGGGGAGGACACTGTCACAAACGTCCCCTACACCGGAGCTGGTACAGTCTATTTGCCACCCTCAACAGCTTCCGTTGCGAGTATTATCGGAGAGGttggaggccaatcacagctgAGAAGAAGTGGGTCTTCGGTGCTCAGAAAATCATACACCAGTGATGATGAGCTTGATGAACTGAACTCACCCTTGGCCTCAATCTTCATCGATTCTTCCCGGTCTTCGCCTGTTGCAACGAAGCCCAGCTGGGTATCAAAGGGAAATGGCAATCAAACTGCTGTCAGATATGAACTCCTCCGGGAAGTTTGGACGAACAGCGAGTAG
- the LOC126609549 gene encoding probable inactive leucine-rich repeat receptor-like protein kinase At3g03770 has product MRYFYLLVSVIVSWVLFLPRTHELQTSQSQVLLQLRKHLEYPPSLEIWGNYSGDLCNLSSTAHVSISCQGNSVTELKIMGDYKLVNVSGFNGFAIPNQTLSENFEIDSFFTTLSRLPSLRVLSLVSLGLWGPLPDKIHRLSSLEVLDLSSNFMFGSIPAKISRIVKLQTLTLESNYFNETVPEWLDSLSNLTVLSLKNNRLKGKFPSSLCRIKTLTVIALSHNELSGKLPDMATLSSLHVLDLRENQLDSELPRMPKALVTALLSKNSFSGKIPAQFGDLGQLQHLDLSFNYLTGAPPSALFSLSNISYLNLASNTLSGAFPDKLNCGGKLGFVDISNNKFIGDLPSCLGSPSDERVVQLNGNCLSVDSRHQHQVSYCREALARSKQSRGRGTVVLVAVIAGAVLVLLLLVFGVLFFCRRYRSRRTVEHNIFAKAVPDNSPNGYCSELVANARFISQAAKLDTHGAPASRIFSLEQLKEATDNFDSSMFMGEGSMGKLYKGRLENGTYVAIRSLTILKKYSIQNLKVRLDLLSKLHHPHLAGLLGYCIDTGGHDDSSGNRIFLVNEFVSGGNYRTYLSENYPEKVLKWSDRLAILMGVAKAVDFLHTGVIPGCFNNRLKTNNILLDEHRIAKLSDYGMSIITDESEKLVAKGEGPKTKSWNKTNMEGDVYNFGFILLESLVGPIVSGKGETFLLNEMASFGSQDGRRRIVDPIVLTTCSQESLSIVVSITKKCISPEVAARPSFEDVLWNLQYAAQVQATADSDQKSDSTS; this is encoded by the exons ATGAGATATTTTTACTTGTTAGTTTCAGTAATTGTGTCATGGGTTTTGTTCCTTCCAAGAACCCATGAATTGCAAACCTCTCAGAGCCAGGTGTTGTTGCAGTTGAGGAAGCATTTAGAGTACCCTCCCTCATTAGAAATTTGGGGAAATTACAGTGGAGACCTCTGTAACCTGTCTTCCACTGCTCATGTGAGCATTTCATGCCAGGGCAATTCAGTCACTGAGCTCAAAATTATGGGAGATTATAAGCTTGTTAATGTGAGTGGTTTCAATGGATTTGCAATTCCCAACCAGACACTGTCTGAGAATTTTGAGATTGATTCTTTTTTCACCACATTGTCAAGGTTGCCTAGTTTGAGGGTTCTTAGCTTAGTGTCTTTGGGGCTTTGGGGTCCGCTTCCTGATAAGATTCATCGGTTATCTTCGCTTGAAGTCTTGGACTTGAGCTCAAATTTCATGTTTGGTTCCATTCCGGCGAAAATATCCAGAATTGTGAAACTTCAGACCCtaacactggagagcaattattTCAATGAAACTGTCCCTGAGTGGTTGGACTCGTTGTCGAATCTCACTGTTTTGAGCTTAAAGAACAATCGTTTGAAGGGCAAGTTTCCTTCTTCGTTATGCAGAATCAAGACACTCACTGTCATTGCTTTGTCTCACAATGAGCTCTCTGGAAAGTTACCTGATATGGCTACTTTAAGCAGCCTGCATGTCTTGGACTTGAGAGAAAATCAATTAGATTCCGAACTACCAAGGATGCCAAAAGCGTTGGTTACAGCTCTTCTTAGCAAGAACTCATTCTCCGGAAAGATTCCTGCACAATTTGGTGATTTGGGTCAGCTTCAGCACCTTGATCTCTCATTCAATTATCTTACCGGAGCACCGCCCTCTGCTTTGTTCTCTTTGTCAAACATCAGTTATCTGAATTTAGCATCCAATACGCTGAGCGGAGCATTCCCAGACAAGCTAAATTGTGGTGGAAAACTTGGGTTTGTTGATATTTCTAATAACAAGTTCATAGGTGATCTTCCGTCTTGCCTAGGCAGTCCTTCAGATGAGAGAGTTGTTCAACTGAACGGAAATTGTCTGTCAGTTGATTCTCGACACCAGCATCAGGTTTCATACTGCAGAGAAGCTCTTGCAAGGAGCAAACAATCTAGGGGAAGAGGAACTGTCGTGCTAGTTGCTGTTATCGCTGGAGCTGTTCTTGTTTTACTACTTTTGGTATTTGgggttcttttcttttgtcgAAGATACCGTTCTAGAAGGACGGTTGAGCACAACATATTTGCAAAGGCCGTGCCAGATAATTCACCAAATGGTTATTGCTCTGAACTCGTCGCAAACGCAA gattcatatctcaagcagcGAAGTTAGACACACACGGTGCCCCAGCGAGTCGTATATTTTCGCTTGAACAGTTGAAGGAAGCAACAGACAACTTCGATTCATCTATGTTTAtgggtgaaggctccatgggaAAG CTTTACAAGGGAAGGTTGGAAAATGGGACCTATGTTGCAATCCGATCTCTCACTATATTGAAGAAATATTCAATTCAAAACCTTAAAGTTCGGCTGGATTTGCTCTCCAAGCTTCATCATCCACACTTGGCTGGCCTATTGGGTTATTGCATCGACACTGGTGGACACGATGATTCCAGTGGCAACAGAATCTTCCTTGTGAATGAATTTGTCTCTGGTGGGAACTACCGTACCTATCTGTCAG AAAACTATCCGGAGAAGGTTCTCAAGTGGTCTGATAGATTGGCAATTCTCATGGGAGTTGCGAAGGCCGTGGACTTTCTTCACACCGGGGTTATTCCAGGTTGCTTCAACAACCGACTGAAAACAAACAATATATTGCTTGATGAGCATCGGATCGCAAAGTTGAGTGACTATGGAATGTCCATCATCACAGATGAAAGTGAAAAACTCGTG GCAAAGGGAGAAGGCCCGAAAACAAAATCGTG GAATAAAACAAATATGGAGGGTGATGTTTACAACTTCGGATTTATCCTACTCGAATCACTGGTTGGGCCTATCGTGAGCGGAAAAGGGGAAACATTTCTGCTAAATGAAATG GCATCGTTTGGCAGCCAAGATGGTCGAAGAAGAATTGTGGACCCGATTGTGTTGACGACTTGCTCGCAAGAGTCTTTATCGATCGTGGTATCCATAACAAAAAAATGCATATCTCCAGAAGTGGCAGCTCGTCCCTCGTTCGAGGATGTTCTTTGGAACTTGCAGTATGCAGCTCAAGTGCAAGCCACTGCTGATAGTGATCAGAAATCCGATTCTACGTCGTAA
- the LOC126610878 gene encoding protoporphyrinogen oxidase, mitochondrial isoform X3, with product MSSPTKQDQQSSVKRVAVVGGGVSGLAAAYKLKSHGFDVAVFEAEGRAGGNLRSVSRDDLIWDEGANLMTESETEVQTLLDNLGLREKQQFPISQTKRYIVRNGTPVLLPTNPIALIKSNFLSAQSKLLIILEPFLWKKKGVSDDDTQESVGGFFQRHFGQEVVDYLIDPFVAFTRCGYPESLSMRHSFPDLWNIEKRFGSVISGAIKSKLSAKKEKSGQTKGSVEKGKRQRGSFSFHGGMQTLTDTLCNQLGKDELKLNSKVLSLSYSHDGKSAFENWSVSSAAKDDKHSQSLSVDAVVMTAPLCNVKEMNITKRGTLFPLDFFPEVTYVPVSVIITTFKKEDVKRPLEGFGVLVPSKEQKNGLKTLGTLFSSMMFPDRAPSGLHLYTTFVGGSQNKELAKASTDELKKIVTSDIRHWLGAEGEPTSVNHYHWSKACPLYGHNYDSVIEAIEKMEKNLPGFFYAGNHRGGLSVDNAIASGCKAAELVIAYLESPPDEKTRQE from the exons ATGAGCTCACCAACCAAACAAGATCAACAGA GCTCTGTTAAAAGAGTAGCTGTTGTTGGTGGTGGTGTAAG CGGGCTTGCTGCAGCCTACAAGCTGAAATCACATGGTTTTGACGTCGCGGTGTTCGAAGCTGAGGGAAGAGCTGGAGGGAACCTCAGAAGCGTTTCGCGTGATGATCTTATTTGGGATGAAGGAGCAAACTTAATG ACCGAGAGCGAAACGGAGGTCCAAACTTTGCTTGATAATCTTGGACTAAGAGAAAAGCAACAATTT CCGATTTCACAGACCAAGCGTTATATTGTAAGGAACGGGACGCCTGTGCTG TTACCTACCAATCCAATCGCGCTGATCAAGAGCAATTTTCTTTCAGCACAATCAAAG CTTCTGATTATTCTGGAGCCATTTTTATGGAAGAAAAAAGGAGTTTCCGATGATGACACCCAAGAAAG CGTGGGTGGGTTCTTTCAGCGTCATTTTGGGCAAGAG GTTGTTGATTATCTCATTGACCCCTTTGTTGCCTTCACAAGGTGTGGATATCCCGAATCACTTTCT ATGCGCCATTCTTTTCCGGATTTATGGAACATAGAAAAAAG GTTTGGTTCCGTTATATCTGGGGCAATTAAATCAAAATTATCtgccaaaaaggaaaaaagtggACAAACAAAGGGTTCTGTAGAAAAAGGGAAGCGTCAGCGGGGTTCATTTTCCTTTCATGGTGGAATGCAG ACACTCACCGATACCTTGTgcaaccagcttggcaaagatGAGCTTAAACTGAACTCAAAGGTTTTGTCGTTATCTTATAGTCATGATGGGAAGTCTGCATTTGAAAATTGGTCTGTTTCCTCTGCTGCTAAGGATGACAAGCATTCACAAAGTTTATCTGTCGATGCTGTAGTCATGACG GCTCCACTGTGTAACGTCAAAGAAATGAATATCACGAAAAGAGGAACTCTCTTCCCTCTTGATTTTTTTCCTGAG GTGACTTATGTACCAGTATCAGTGATAATAACGACCTTCAAGAAGGAAGATGTTAAGAGACCCCTTGAGGGATTTGGAGTTCTTGTGCCCTCTAAAGAGCagaaaaatggcttaaaaactCTTG GCACTCTTTTTTCATCCATGATGTTTCCAGATCGTGCACCTAGTGGCCTGCATCTGTATACTACCTTTGTTGGGGGAAGTCAAAACAAGGAACTAGCAAAAGCTTCAAC ggatgaattgaagaagattgtTACCTCTGACATTAGGCACTGGCTAGGAGCAGAAGGCGAGCCTACATCCGTGAA CCATTACCACTGGAGCAAAGCATGTCCATTGTATGGGCATAACTATGATTCAGTTATAGAAGCAATTGAGAAGATGGAGAAAAATCTCCCCGGGTTCTTCTATGCAG GGAACCATCGGGGCGGACTCTCAGTTGACAATGCAATAGCTTCTGGATGCAAAGCAGCTGAACTTGTAATCGCCTATCTGGAATCTCCGCCGGATGAGAAGACGCGTCAGGAATGA
- the LOC126610878 gene encoding protoporphyrinogen oxidase, mitochondrial isoform X4: MSSPTKQDQQSSVKRVAVVGGGVSGLAAAYKLKSHGFDVAVFEAEGRAGGNLRSVSRDDLIWDEGANLMTESETEVQTLLDNLGLREKQQFPISQTKRYIVRNGTPVLLPTNPIALIKSNFLSAQSKLLIILEPFLWKKKGVSDDDTQESVGGFFQRHFGQEVVDYLIDPFVAFTRCGYPESLSMRHSFPDLWNIEKRFGSVISGAIKSKLSAKKEKSGQTKGSVEKGKRQRGSFSFHGGMQTLTDTLCNQLGKDELKLNSKVLSLSYSHDGKSAFENWSVSSAAKDDKHSQSLSVDAVVMTAPLCNVKEMNITKRGTLFPLDFFPEVTYVPVSVIITTFKKEDVKRPLEGFGVLVPSKEQKNGLKTLGTLFSSMMFPDRAPSGLHLYTTFVGGSQNKELAKASTDELKKIVTSDIRHWLGAEGEPTSVNHLIA, encoded by the exons ATGAGCTCACCAACCAAACAAGATCAACAGA GCTCTGTTAAAAGAGTAGCTGTTGTTGGTGGTGGTGTAAG CGGGCTTGCTGCAGCCTACAAGCTGAAATCACATGGTTTTGACGTCGCGGTGTTCGAAGCTGAGGGAAGAGCTGGAGGGAACCTCAGAAGCGTTTCGCGTGATGATCTTATTTGGGATGAAGGAGCAAACTTAATG ACCGAGAGCGAAACGGAGGTCCAAACTTTGCTTGATAATCTTGGACTAAGAGAAAAGCAACAATTT CCGATTTCACAGACCAAGCGTTATATTGTAAGGAACGGGACGCCTGTGCTG TTACCTACCAATCCAATCGCGCTGATCAAGAGCAATTTTCTTTCAGCACAATCAAAG CTTCTGATTATTCTGGAGCCATTTTTATGGAAGAAAAAAGGAGTTTCCGATGATGACACCCAAGAAAG CGTGGGTGGGTTCTTTCAGCGTCATTTTGGGCAAGAG GTTGTTGATTATCTCATTGACCCCTTTGTTGCCTTCACAAGGTGTGGATATCCCGAATCACTTTCT ATGCGCCATTCTTTTCCGGATTTATGGAACATAGAAAAAAG GTTTGGTTCCGTTATATCTGGGGCAATTAAATCAAAATTATCtgccaaaaaggaaaaaagtggACAAACAAAGGGTTCTGTAGAAAAAGGGAAGCGTCAGCGGGGTTCATTTTCCTTTCATGGTGGAATGCAG ACACTCACCGATACCTTGTgcaaccagcttggcaaagatGAGCTTAAACTGAACTCAAAGGTTTTGTCGTTATCTTATAGTCATGATGGGAAGTCTGCATTTGAAAATTGGTCTGTTTCCTCTGCTGCTAAGGATGACAAGCATTCACAAAGTTTATCTGTCGATGCTGTAGTCATGACG GCTCCACTGTGTAACGTCAAAGAAATGAATATCACGAAAAGAGGAACTCTCTTCCCTCTTGATTTTTTTCCTGAG GTGACTTATGTACCAGTATCAGTGATAATAACGACCTTCAAGAAGGAAGATGTTAAGAGACCCCTTGAGGGATTTGGAGTTCTTGTGCCCTCTAAAGAGCagaaaaatggcttaaaaactCTTG GCACTCTTTTTTCATCCATGATGTTTCCAGATCGTGCACCTAGTGGCCTGCATCTGTATACTACCTTTGTTGGGGGAAGTCAAAACAAGGAACTAGCAAAAGCTTCAAC ggatgaattgaagaagattgtTACCTCTGACATTAGGCACTGGCTAGGAGCAGAAGGCGAGCCTACATCCGTGAA TCATCTTATAGCTTGA
- the LOC126610878 gene encoding protoporphyrinogen oxidase, mitochondrial isoform X1, whose protein sequence is MSSPTKQDQQSSVKRVAVVGAGVSGLAAAYKLKSHGFDVAVFEAEGRAGGKLRSVSRDGLVWDEGANTMTESETEVQTLLDNLGLREKQQFPISQTKRYIVRNGMPVLLPTNPIALITSNFLSAQSKLQIILEPYSWKKKGVSDDDTQESVGGFFQRHFGPEVVDYLIDPFVAGTSGGDPESLSMRHSFPDLWNMEKRFGSVISGAIKSKLSAKKEKSGQTKGSVEKGKRQRGSFSFHGGMQTLTDTLCNELGKDEVKLNSKVLSLSYSHDGKSAFENWSVSSAAKDDKHSQSLSVDAVVMTAPLCNVKEMNITKRGTLFPLDFFPEVTYIPLSVIITTFKKEDVKRPLEGFGVLVPSKEQKNGLKTLGTLFSSMMFPDRAPSDLHLYTTFVGGSRNKELAKASTDELKKIVTSDIRHLLGAEGEPTSLNHYHWSKAFPLYGRNYDSVIEAIEKMEKNLPGFFYAGNHRGGLSVGKAIASGCKAAELVIAYLESPPDEKTRQE, encoded by the exons ATGAGCTCACCAACCAAACAAGATCAACAGA GCTCTGTTAAAAGAGTAGCTGTTGTTGGTGCTGGTGTAAG CGGGCTTGCTGCAGCCTACAAGCTGAAATCACATGGTTTCGACGTCGCGGTGTTCGAAGCCGAGGGAAGAGCTGGAGGGAAGCTCAGAAGCGTTTCGCGTGATGGTCTTGTTTGGGATGAAGGAGCAAACACAATG ACCGAGAGTGAAACGGAGGTCCAAACTTTGCTTGATAATCTTGGACTAAGAGAAAAACAGCAATTT CCGATTTCACAGACCAAGCGTTATATTGTAAGGAACGGGATGCCCGTGCTG TTACCTACTAATCCAATCGCACTGATCACGAGCAATTTTCTTTCAGCACAATCAAAG CTTCAGATTATTCTAGAGCCATATTCATGGAAGAAAAAAGGAGTTTCCGATGATGACACCCAAGAAAG TGTGGGTGGATTCTTTCAGCGTCATTTTGGGCCAGAG GTTGTTGATTATCTCATTGACCCCTTTGTTGCCGGCACAAGTGGTGGAGATCCCGAATCACTTTCT ATGCGCCATTCTTTTCCGGATTTATGGAACATGGAAAAAAG GTTTGGTTCCGTTATATCTGGGGCAATTAAATCAAAATTATCtgccaaaaaggaaaaaagtggACAAACAAAGGGTTCTGTAGAAAAAGGGAAGCGTCAGCGGGGTTCATTTTCCTTTCATGGTGGAATGCAG ACACTCACCGATACCTTATGCAATGAGCTTGGCAAAGATGAGGTTAAACTGAACTCAAAGGTTTTGTCATTATCTTATAGTCATGATGGGAAGTCTGCATTTGAAAATTGGTCTGTTTCCTCTGCTGCTAAGGATGACAAGCATTCACAAAGTTTATCTGTCGACGCTGTAGTCATGACG GCTCCACTGTGTAACGTCAAAGAAATGAATATCACGAAAAGAGGAACTCTCTTCCCTCTTGATTTTTTTCCTGAG GTTACTTATATACCACTATCAGTGATAATAACGACCTTCAAGAAGGAAGATGTTAAGAGACCCCTTGAGGGATTTGGAGTTCTTGTGCCCTCTAAAGAGCagaaaaatggcttaaaaactCTTG GCACTCTCTTTTCATCCATGATGTTTCCAGATCGTGCACCTAGTGACCTGCATCTTTATACTACCTTTGTTGGGGGAAGTCGAAACAAGGAACTAGCAAAAGCTTCAAC ggatgaattgaagaagattgtTACCTCTGACATTAGGCACTTGCTAGGAGCAGAAGGCGAGCCTACATCCTTGAA CCATTACCACTGGAGCAAAGCATTTCCCTTGTACGGGCGTAACTATGATTCAGTTATCGAAGCAATTGAGAAGATGGAGAAAAATCTCCCCGGGTTCTTCTATGCAG GTAACCATCGGGGCGGACTCTCAGTTGGCAAAGCAATAGCTTCTGGATGCAAAGCAGCTGAACTTGTAATCGCCTATCTGGAATCTCCGCCGGATGAGAAGACGCGTCAGGAATGA